Proteins encoded in a region of the Verrucomicrobiia bacterium genome:
- a CDS encoding type II secretion system protein — MNHRYGPRMGDELGEGGDGRLWRGRGEGLGLETSELRSSSVRERGSGDGPGEGQPGLRRGAEGFTLIELLVVIAIIAILASMLLPALSKAKTKAQGIACLNNGKQMGLAWILYAGDNEERLVDNHGITQTMAQRRSWVNNVMTWGLEPDNTNLAFITEAKLAPYTARSVGVYKCPADTALSAAQRARGWSKRVRSMAMNAACGHGGDLTPNGQSPFPGFKQFLKLTDITAPANIFVFLDEHPDSINDGWFVNNPTGTQWSDLPASYHNGAGGLTFADGHSEIHRWLEVATRKAPRQGGAMLPFAVPAAQRRDYQWLADHAFERL, encoded by the coding sequence ATGAACCACCGCTATGGACCGCGAATGGGCGATGAGTTGGGAGAGGGAGGGGATGGACGCCTCTGGCGAGGACGGGGTGAGGGGTTGGGATTGGAAACGTCGGAGTTGCGGAGTTCGTCCGTGCGGGAACGGGGGTCCGGGGATGGGCCGGGGGAGGGACAACCGGGGTTGAGGCGGGGTGCGGAGGGATTCACGCTGATCGAGTTGCTGGTGGTGATCGCGATCATCGCGATTCTGGCGAGCATGCTGTTGCCGGCGTTGTCGAAGGCGAAGACCAAGGCGCAGGGGATCGCCTGCCTGAACAACGGGAAGCAGATGGGTTTGGCGTGGATCCTGTACGCGGGGGACAACGAGGAGCGGTTGGTGGACAACCACGGGATCACGCAGACCATGGCCCAGCGGCGGAGCTGGGTGAACAACGTGATGACCTGGGGATTGGAACCGGACAACACCAACCTCGCCTTCATCACCGAGGCCAAGCTGGCGCCTTATACGGCGCGGTCCGTGGGGGTGTACAAGTGCCCGGCGGACACGGCGTTGAGCGCGGCGCAGCGGGCGCGCGGCTGGTCGAAGAGGGTGCGGAGCATGGCGATGAATGCCGCGTGCGGACACGGGGGCGATCTCACGCCGAACGGACAGAGCCCGTTTCCTGGATTCAAGCAGTTCCTGAAGCTCACCGACATCACGGCGCCAGCGAACATCTTCGTTTTTCTCGACGAGCATCCGGACAGCATCAATGACGGGTGGTTCGTCAACAATCCGACGGGGACGCAATGGAGCGACCTTCCGGCCTCGTATCACAATGGGGCAGGCGGGCTCACCTTCGCAGACGGCCATTCGGAGATCCACCGGTGGTTGGAGGTCGCGACGCGCAAGGCGCCGAGGCAGGGTGGGGCGATGCTTCCATTTGCAGTGCCGGCCGCCCAGCGTCGCGACTACCAGTGGCTGGCGGACCACGCCTTCGAGCGGCTGTGA
- a CDS encoding TRAP transporter TatT component family protein produces MTPRTSLVALLVALFFGTGCSIRQLAVNRVADALAGGTGTFASDNDPELVRDALPFSLKLMESLLAESPRHVGLLTALASGFTQYGYAFIEQSADRIEDHDLDRARELRLRARNLYLRGRDYALRGIEARHPGFTRRLDASPAHAVTVARKEDVPLLYWAAASWAAAIAQSKDDPALVGDLSRVEALIDRALALDPSWNRGAIHALLVPFEMSRATGEGDPVLRATRHFDRALELGEGRLAGPLVSYAEAVCIPTEDRARFESLLRQALALDVDADPSSRVENLVVQRRAAWLLQRIDELFLPPLE; encoded by the coding sequence ATGACGCCCCGAACGTCCCTCGTCGCACTCCTCGTCGCCCTGTTCTTCGGGACGGGCTGTTCCATCCGTCAACTGGCCGTCAACCGCGTCGCCGACGCCCTGGCCGGCGGGACCGGCACGTTCGCCTCCGACAACGACCCCGAACTCGTCCGCGACGCCCTCCCCTTCAGCCTCAAACTGATGGAAAGCCTCCTCGCCGAGAGCCCCCGGCACGTTGGCCTGCTCACCGCCCTCGCCAGCGGCTTCACCCAGTACGGCTACGCCTTCATCGAACAGTCCGCCGATCGCATCGAGGATCACGACCTCGACCGCGCCCGTGAACTCCGCCTCCGCGCCCGCAACCTCTACCTCCGGGGCCGCGACTACGCCCTCCGCGGGATCGAGGCCCGGCATCCCGGCTTCACCCGCCGCCTCGATGCCAGTCCCGCCCATGCCGTGACGGTTGCCCGCAAGGAGGATGTCCCCCTCCTCTACTGGGCCGCCGCCTCCTGGGCCGCCGCCATCGCCCAGTCCAAGGACGACCCGGCCCTCGTCGGCGACCTGTCCCGGGTCGAAGCCCTGATCGATCGTGCCCTCGCCCTCGACCCGTCATGGAATCGCGGCGCGATTCATGCCCTCCTCGTTCCCTTCGAAATGAGCCGGGCCACCGGCGAAGGCGACCCGGTCCTCCGTGCCACCCGCCACTTCGATCGGGCCCTCGAGCTTGGCGAAGGCCGCCTGGCCGGCCCGCTGGTCTCCTATGCCGAGGCCGTCTGCATCCCCACCGAAGACCGCGCACGGTTCGAATCCCTCCTCCGCCAGGCGCTTGCCCTCGACGTCGATGCCGATCCATCCAGCCGCGTCGAGAACCTCGTCGTCCAGCGCCGTGCCGCCTGGCTCCTCCAACGGATCGACGAGTT